DNA from Deferribacterota bacterium:
TACCTTTTTATACACGCCAGGAGAAACAACTAAGGGCTTCACCCACATAAGAGATGGCATTGAGATAAAAAGGATTATGACTGTTGTAATAATAGCCCTTATCCCCTGTGTTATAATGGGCCTTTACAACACTGGACTACAAACAAATTTAGCACTACATAATATAAACAAAATCCCAGAAAATATAAGATTTGACATCCTTAAATCTTTGGGGGTTCCTTTCAATAGTAATAGCATATTATCTAACCTTCTAGTTGGTTTATCCTATTTCTTGCCTATCTATATAATGACCCTTATTGTAGGTGGCTTATGGGAGTTGATTTTTTCGCTTGTGAGAAAACACGAGGTTACTGAAGGTTTTTTTGTAACAAGTTTATTATATCCATTAATATTACCGCCCTCTATCCCACTATGGCAGGCAGCTGCAGCACTATCGGCTGGTATAGTTTTAGGAAAAGAGGTTTTTGGAGGCACAGGTAAAAATATTGTTAATCCAGCTTTAATTGCAAGGGCAATGCTGTTTTTTTCATATCCATCAAATATGACAGGTGATACAGTTTGGGTAGGAATTGATGGTATTACACAGGGTACTCCACTTGGGCTATTTCCGCTTGGTGAAGCCGTTCACATAGATAAATTAAACTCATTTATAGGTCTAACCCCAGGCTCAATAGGAGAAACCTCAACTCTTGCATGCCTAATAGGTGCTTTTATTCTAATATTAAGTGGTATAGGTTCATGGAGGATTATGATATCTGCTGTTTTTGGCTTTCTATTGACCTCTTCTATACTATATCTAATTGGGAGTAACACAAACCCAACTTTTAATATAACGCCATTAGAGCATCTACTTATAGGGGGGTTTGCTTTTGCAACTGTTTATATGGCAACTGACCCTGTATCAGCAGCAAATACACAAGGCGGACAATATATATATGGATTCTTAATAGGTTTTTTAACAATATTAGTAAGGGTATTAAATCCAGCTTTTCCAGAGGGAGCTATGCTAGCAGTATTATTTGGCAATATA
Protein-coding regions in this window:
- a CDS encoding NADH:ubiquinone reductase (Na(+)-transporting) subunit B, with translation TFLYTPGETTKGFTHIRDGIEIKRIMTVVIIALIPCVIMGLYNTGLQTNLALHNINKIPENIRFDILKSLGVPFNSNSILSNLLVGLSYFLPIYIMTLIVGGLWELIFSLVRKHEVTEGFFVTSLLYPLILPPSIPLWQAAAALSAGIVLGKEVFGGTGKNIVNPALIARAMLFFSYPSNMTGDTVWVGIDGITQGTPLGLFPLGEAVHIDKLNSFIGLTPGSIGETSTLACLIGAFILILSGIGSWRIMISAVFGFLLTSSILYLIGSNTNPTFNITPLEHLLIGGFAFATVYMATDPVSAANTQGGQYIYGFLIGFLTILVRVLNPAFPEGAMLAVLFGNITAPIIDMAIIKYQIKRLDNYNGI